In one Pseudomonas sp. SCA2728.1_7 genomic region, the following are encoded:
- a CDS encoding glutamine amidotransferase has protein sequence MDQTRKVLIILHQEHSTPGRVGVLLSQMGFELDVRRPRFGDPLPQCMAEHAGVAIYGGPMSANDNDTYIRDEIDWLAKPLKEGKPLLGLCLGGQMLTRHLGSRVYRLDSGTTEAGYYPITPLAAAHEITADACAPFPDHVYQWHSEGFDLPTGATQLAAGSTFPVQAYRYATNAYALQFHPEVTYETIDRWSTLGTERLKAPGTKPAAEHTAGWHQHDSAVATWIKAFLPKWIGSPA, from the coding sequence ATGGATCAAACACGCAAGGTCCTGATTATTTTGCATCAGGAACACTCTACGCCTGGCCGGGTAGGTGTCCTCCTGAGTCAAATGGGATTTGAGCTGGATGTCCGCCGGCCGCGATTCGGTGATCCGCTTCCGCAGTGCATGGCAGAGCACGCCGGCGTGGCCATTTACGGCGGCCCGATGAGCGCCAATGACAACGACACGTATATTCGCGACGAGATCGACTGGTTAGCCAAGCCATTGAAGGAAGGCAAGCCGTTGCTGGGGCTTTGTCTGGGCGGGCAAATGCTGACTCGACACTTGGGGTCACGCGTCTACCGACTGGATAGCGGCACAACCGAGGCCGGTTATTACCCGATAACACCGCTGGCTGCTGCTCACGAGATAACGGCTGACGCCTGTGCACCTTTTCCCGACCATGTTTATCAATGGCACAGCGAAGGCTTCGATTTGCCGACAGGCGCCACGCAACTTGCCGCAGGCTCGACCTTTCCGGTTCAAGCCTATCGATATGCAACTAACGCCTACGCTCTGCAGTTTCACCCGGAAGTGACTTACGAGACGATCGATCGTTGGTCGACGCTGGGCACTGAACGCCTCAAAGCACCGGGTACCAAGCCTGCAGCCGAACATACTGCGGGTTGGCATCAACATGACTCCGCGGTGGCGACCTGGATCAAAGCGTTTCTTCCCAAATGGATCGGCTCGCCTGCTTGA
- the murI gene encoding glutamate racemase: MSASLRPLRPPSENLRAFKEGFRLIGVFDFGSGGLTVMRAFESVLPNEQFVYLGDHGNAPYGNDAAGDIHDLTQAAITRLFKYGCSLVVIACNTAVAISLEKLQRTWLPEIYPDRRVIGVVAPVAEQIAKADGDYPEQSVAVFATQHTVQSNIFALQINNRRPAIKVYQQACQGLALLIEQGAPEDVLRTELRKHINALLNAAPHVPDVCILGCTHYPIVEHLWRSELPDSMRLISQSNAAAESLVEYLKSNPRFSSARAGGNTFLTTGDIETVSQRASLFYGARVAFSSIDV; the protein is encoded by the coding sequence ATGTCGGCGTCGCTGCGGCCATTGCGACCACCATCTGAAAACTTACGAGCATTCAAGGAGGGATTCAGATTGATTGGCGTATTTGATTTCGGCAGCGGTGGCTTAACGGTGATGCGCGCGTTTGAGTCGGTTTTGCCCAATGAGCAGTTCGTCTATTTGGGCGATCATGGAAACGCACCCTATGGCAATGATGCCGCCGGCGATATCCATGATCTGACCCAGGCCGCCATTACGCGCCTTTTCAAGTATGGCTGCTCATTGGTGGTCATCGCCTGTAACACGGCGGTAGCCATCAGCCTGGAAAAATTGCAGCGGACATGGCTTCCTGAGATTTATCCCGATCGCAGAGTGATCGGCGTTGTTGCACCTGTTGCCGAACAGATCGCCAAGGCTGATGGTGATTATCCGGAACAGAGCGTCGCGGTTTTCGCGACTCAGCACACGGTTCAGTCAAATATCTTTGCGCTGCAAATCAACAATCGACGCCCCGCTATAAAGGTGTACCAACAAGCCTGTCAGGGCCTGGCGTTGCTCATTGAGCAAGGTGCGCCTGAGGACGTACTGCGAACGGAGCTTCGTAAACATATCAATGCGCTCCTGAACGCTGCTCCACACGTTCCGGACGTTTGCATACTGGGCTGTACGCATTATCCGATTGTTGAACATCTATGGCGCAGCGAACTGCCGGATTCCATGCGGCTGATTTCCCAGTCCAACGCCGCCGCTGAGAGCCTGGTTGAGTACCTGAAAAGCAATCCTCGTTTTTCCAGTGCAAGAGCGGGCGGCAACACGTTCTTGACGACCGGCGACATTGAAACAGTTTCACAACGGGCTTCTTTGTTCTACGGGGCGAGGGTGGCGTTTTCAAGCATTGATGTGTAG
- a CDS encoding 4-hydroxybenzoate 3-monooxygenase, which translates to MRTKVAIVGAGPAGLMLGQLLTLMNISNVVVESRSKAYVEGRSRAGQITPATVQILTESGVGSRIASEGMVHSALQFHYDGATRELDFQALTGRTVTIYGQQEIIKDLVAARLKSESPLLFDAADVQVHNTDGNAPAVSFRHDGRQQTLECDFVVGCDGFHGICRPHIADALTCFSHTYPFAWLAVLAEMSPISPDVIFSSHDTGLALFTMRSPKVSRIYLQCAPDEDPNEWSATRIWELLQSRIEGRPEKVNGGAIIEKSIVQLRSFVAEKMQKGRLFLAGDAAHIVPPSAAKGLNLAVSDANILARAFEHFYANDKDDLLLSYSDIALKQVWRDVQFSHSMAMLLHRYDDNAQFHRRLQIAELDRILGSGPAAQNFAELWVGNPPFAASI; encoded by the coding sequence ATGCGGACAAAGGTTGCAATCGTTGGAGCAGGCCCGGCCGGATTGATGTTGGGGCAGCTTCTTACGCTTATGAATATCAGCAACGTCGTTGTTGAGAGTCGATCAAAAGCATACGTAGAAGGCCGCAGTCGCGCCGGCCAGATAACCCCCGCTACGGTGCAGATTCTCACTGAAAGTGGTGTCGGTTCGAGGATTGCTTCTGAAGGAATGGTGCATTCTGCGCTGCAGTTTCATTATGACGGAGCGACACGCGAGCTGGATTTCCAGGCGCTCACCGGACGCACGGTGACCATTTACGGACAACAGGAAATTATCAAGGACCTGGTAGCAGCCCGTTTAAAAAGCGAGTCGCCGCTGCTGTTCGATGCTGCCGATGTTCAGGTTCACAATACCGATGGAAACGCGCCTGCCGTTTCCTTCAGGCATGACGGCAGACAACAGACGCTTGAGTGCGACTTTGTTGTCGGCTGCGACGGCTTTCACGGCATTTGCCGCCCACACATCGCTGACGCGCTGACCTGTTTTTCGCACACCTATCCCTTTGCCTGGCTGGCGGTTCTCGCCGAAATGTCACCCATTTCACCGGATGTGATCTTTTCCAGTCATGACACCGGGTTGGCATTGTTCACCATGCGCTCCCCGAAAGTTTCAAGAATTTATCTGCAGTGTGCTCCGGACGAAGATCCCAATGAGTGGTCTGCCACGCGCATCTGGGAGCTTTTGCAATCACGGATTGAAGGACGGCCGGAGAAAGTCAACGGCGGGGCAATCATCGAAAAAAGTATTGTGCAGCTGAGAAGTTTTGTTGCTGAAAAGATGCAGAAGGGCAGGTTGTTCCTCGCGGGCGATGCCGCGCACATCGTGCCGCCTTCTGCAGCCAAGGGGCTGAACCTGGCCGTCTCCGATGCCAACATTCTTGCTCGCGCCTTTGAGCATTTTTATGCCAACGACAAGGATGATCTCTTGCTGTCGTATTCCGACATTGCCTTGAAGCAGGTGTGGCGGGATGTGCAATTTTCCCATTCGATGGCGATGTTGCTGCATCGTTACGACGACAACGCTCAATTCCACAGACGACTTCAGATCGCGGAACTTGATCGCATTCTCGGGTCTGGCCCGGCGGCGCAGAATTTCGCCGAACTGTGGGTCGGCAATCCTCCCTTCGCCGCATCGATTTAA
- a CDS encoding c-type cytochrome gives MKKTLIPLLAVLTLIQTSLAFADMGNGKNLYSQRCAVCHGADIKGTGPLARKSTPPTPDLTTAAFKKRLNDYPGVIVSSIILRPSGSLIPKTLRENAVKIPPHAWTINDLRDLNQYMSGLISKK, from the coding sequence ATGAAAAAGACATTAATTCCTTTATTAGCTGTATTAACACTGATTCAAACGTCACTTGCCTTTGCGGATATGGGCAACGGCAAGAACCTTTATTCACAACGATGTGCCGTATGCCACGGAGCCGATATCAAGGGTACAGGGCCACTGGCCAGAAAAAGCACCCCCCCAACACCTGATCTGACCACTGCCGCTTTCAAGAAACGCCTCAATGATTATCCGGGCGTTATTGTTTCGTCGATCATACTTCGTCCAAGTGGAAGTCTGATTCCAAAAACCTTGCGAGAGAATGCTGTGAAGATCCCGCCACATGCCTGGACTATTAATGATCTGCGCGATTTGAATCAGTACATGAGTGGATTGATTTCAAAGAAATGA
- a CDS encoding hemagglutinin repeat-containing protein — protein sequence MPAHTFAFHLSPRGKLRWAIASLFFAVHLPSAMAGGVVVAPGPGGTAQLQTQGGVPIVNIVAPNSSGLSHNQFLDYNVDRQGLVLNNALQAGQSQLAGQLAANPQLQGQAASVILNEVISRNPSAINGAQEIFGRPADYVLANPNGISVNGGSFINTPNANLVVGRPELNDGKLQSLNTRDASGQLQIQNSGLRNGEGSINLIAPRIDSQGAIRARDQLNLTAGRNQVDYASGQVSNVDPSGNTSDQRIDASLFGAMQAGRINIVSTAEGAGVRVGAVQVAGRDGVQIRSAGDLSVSGEALANSLDVTRAGIRSSQGDVALHSGKDLTLAATDVSARDVTLDAKRNLTLSTVESRKLQEKRENWNNSTIGITWETYDRTQTDSESRQHGSQIIASRDAKLSSGKDTELKAAKVEAANNLDVQSGGDLRLTAATESHTQTDQGNHRKHLWKADWNSSSEEQRSVTSQLKAGNIALQTAALLRSEGAELSSAGDVQLAGKQVEITTATRTHRSSDNRYSGDLVGGGFFGKTGDADKGKTQHQGSKVNASGKLIVKADDVRISGSQVRGGSDASVISDKGSLVIDGVQDTSHSNNHDKDSKFFGISKDESRQNSQDSSTVRSELVSDSNLKLKSAKDIAVAGSTVKADGALTADAVGDVNVHSTQNTHDSTDTTHTRGFDAYAKEQTPEQYRAGVHYEDKQQTVTSNDVTQQGSSLSGGSVQVKAGGDVTLKGAEVKSTAGDTTLSGKNVSLLAEADSHKTSSDTSSTGGGFYYTGGLDRAGSGVDFAHSTAQDSTSKTTAQTTSVQSSGGLTINADKLATEGAQLKAGNGLNVVANEVDNRAASNSESSTHNDSNWSADIGANVEYKDIARPIAGAVKDVLNGKVPDKDALANLGQPNVGIDVAVGHGSASKTEQNHNAVVSRFDGGTVDVKTTGTLHDQGTQYNASAGQVNISADQLLADAASNTHNSSANAVDVKVDVRVYTKTGEDVNVAGSGAGGSSASSKDSTSAVVGAYAGSQGVNIKVGGDAQFAGSRFDGGQGGVSIKTGGDLALNQANDRQSSNDSSLRGNGSLTVGTLPGTDGTNVDLGAGFQLDHTGKQSADTQAHVASISGNGPVQLSSGGNQLQQGTKIDSAGGIDLHADGKLDLQAATDTHTATGSNLGGGLKGGGSKTSSEKSRDQGGNLSGNFNIGRVNEDSKTLTGGQLSSQNGIALSGDSIHLQGTQVSAPTVSIDAQNGGYVQESAQSTDNRNNWNVALNAGGNLSSKTPTAADEKASSDHGFNAGAKVGVDYLQGSTQQNSQVKADGVVLNSGGDAQLAGARIDAKTVSGKVAGDLSVESRQDASNHAKVDVDLGLTAKKNPPSDKEKLAGTDYKPTLKAQGEYAHKDSVAQASGINASQGVSLAVGGATQLTGARISATQGQVDLGGSKVSSTDLSNRDYGVKAGLDLPHKTEENAPKVSLENGNLKVGPVTLSGHLDTQTLQAGIDEKG from the coding sequence ATGCCAGCACACACCTTTGCTTTTCATCTGTCCCCTCGGGGTAAATTGCGCTGGGCGATTGCCAGCCTGTTCTTCGCCGTGCACCTGCCGAGCGCGATGGCCGGCGGCGTCGTGGTCGCACCGGGACCCGGCGGCACCGCGCAATTGCAGACCCAGGGCGGTGTGCCCATCGTCAACATCGTCGCGCCCAACAGTTCGGGCCTGTCGCACAACCAGTTCCTCGACTACAACGTCGACCGTCAGGGCCTGGTGCTGAACAACGCCTTGCAGGCCGGGCAATCGCAACTGGCCGGGCAACTGGCGGCCAACCCGCAACTGCAAGGCCAGGCGGCGAGCGTGATCCTCAACGAAGTGATCAGCCGCAACCCGTCCGCCATCAATGGCGCGCAGGAAATCTTCGGTCGGCCCGCCGATTATGTGCTGGCCAACCCTAACGGCATCTCGGTCAATGGCGGCAGTTTCATCAACACGCCGAATGCCAATCTGGTGGTCGGTCGCCCGGAATTGAATGACGGCAAACTGCAAAGCCTGAATACCCGCGACGCCAGTGGTCAGTTGCAGATTCAAAACAGTGGCCTGCGTAACGGGGAGGGCTCGATCAACCTGATTGCGCCGCGCATCGACAGCCAGGGTGCGATCAGGGCACGCGATCAGTTGAACCTTACGGCCGGGCGCAATCAGGTTGATTACGCCAGCGGTCAGGTGAGCAACGTCGATCCATCGGGCAATACTTCCGATCAGCGCATCGACGCCAGCCTGTTCGGCGCGATGCAGGCCGGGCGCATCAATATTGTCAGCACCGCCGAAGGTGCCGGCGTGCGGGTGGGCGCGGTGCAAGTGGCCGGGCGTGACGGCGTGCAGATTCGTTCCGCCGGTGACTTGAGTGTCAGCGGTGAAGCGCTGGCCAACAGCCTCGACGTGACCCGTGCCGGTATTCGCAGCAGTCAGGGCGATGTCGCTTTGCACAGCGGCAAGGACCTGACTCTGGCCGCCACTGACGTCAGCGCTCGTGATGTCACACTCGACGCCAAACGCAACCTGACCCTGTCGACGGTCGAAAGCCGCAAGCTTCAGGAAAAGCGTGAAAACTGGAACAACAGCACCATCGGCATCACCTGGGAAACCTACGATCGTACCCAGACCGACAGTGAATCGCGTCAGCATGGCAGCCAGATTATCGCCAGCCGCGACGCCAAACTGTCGTCCGGCAAAGACACCGAACTGAAAGCCGCCAAAGTCGAAGCAGCGAACAATCTCGACGTGCAAAGCGGCGGCGATCTGCGCCTGACCGCCGCCACCGAAAGTCACACCCAGACCGATCAAGGCAACCACCGCAAGCACCTGTGGAAAGCCGACTGGAACAGCAGCAGCGAAGAGCAGCGCAGCGTCACCAGCCAGTTGAAGGCCGGCAATATCGCCCTGCAAACCGCCGCGTTGTTGCGCTCCGAAGGCGCTGAATTGAGCAGCGCCGGCGACGTGCAACTGGCCGGCAAACAGGTGGAAATAACCACCGCCACACGGACCCATCGCAGCAGCGACAACCGTTACTCCGGCGACTTGGTTGGCGGTGGTTTCTTCGGCAAGACCGGCGATGCCGACAAGGGCAAGACCCAGCATCAGGGCAGCAAGGTCAACGCCAGCGGCAAACTGATCGTCAAGGCTGACGACGTGCGCATCAGCGGCAGCCAGGTGCGCGGCGGCAGCGACGCCAGCGTGATCAGCGATAAAGGTTCGCTGGTCATAGATGGCGTGCAGGACACCTCGCACAGCAACAACCATGACAAGGACAGCAAGTTCTTCGGCATCAGCAAGGACGAGTCGCGGCAGAACAGCCAAGACAGCAGCACTGTGCGCAGTGAGTTGGTGTCTGACAGCAACCTCAAGCTCAAAAGCGCCAAGGATATTGCAGTGGCGGGCTCGACGGTCAAGGCTGACGGCGCGTTGACTGCCGACGCGGTGGGTGACGTAAATGTGCATTCCACGCAGAACACTCACGACAGCACTGACACCACGCACACTCGTGGCTTCGATGCGTACGCCAAAGAGCAAACGCCGGAGCAGTATCGCGCCGGGGTTCACTACGAAGACAAACAGCAAACCGTTACTAGCAACGACGTCACTCAGCAAGGCTCCAGCCTCAGCGGCGGCAGCGTGCAGGTGAAGGCGGGCGGTGACGTTACGCTCAAAGGCGCAGAGGTGAAATCCACTGCTGGCGACACGACCTTGAGCGGCAAAAACGTCTCGTTGTTGGCCGAAGCCGACAGCCACAAAACCTCCTCCGACACGTCCAGCACCGGCGGTGGTTTCTACTACACTGGCGGCCTCGACCGTGCCGGCAGTGGCGTCGATTTCGCCCACAGTACGGCGCAGGACTCGACCAGCAAAACCACCGCGCAAACCACCAGTGTGCAGAGCAGCGGCGGCCTGACGATCAATGCCGACAAACTCGCTACCGAAGGCGCACAACTCAAGGCTGGCAACGGTCTGAATGTTGTCGCCAATGAGGTCGACAACCGTGCCGCCAGCAACAGCGAAAGCAGCACGCACAACGACAGCAACTGGTCGGCGGACATCGGCGCTAACGTCGAGTACAAGGACATCGCTCGGCCAATTGCTGGCGCGGTCAAGGACGTGCTCAACGGCAAAGTGCCGGACAAGGATGCGTTGGCCAATCTCGGTCAGCCGAATGTCGGGATCGACGTTGCGGTCGGTCATGGCAGCGCCAGCAAAACCGAGCAAAACCACAACGCCGTAGTCAGCCGTTTTGATGGCGGCACTGTCGATGTGAAGACCACTGGCACGCTGCACGACCAAGGCACGCAATACAACGCCAGTGCCGGCCAAGTGAACATCAGCGCAGACCAACTGCTTGCCGATGCCGCGAGCAACACGCACAACAGCAGCGCTAACGCGGTGGATGTCAAGGTCGATGTGCGCGTCTACACCAAGACCGGCGAAGACGTGAACGTCGCCGGCAGTGGCGCGGGTGGCAGCAGTGCGTCGAGCAAGGACAGCACCAGCGCCGTGGTCGGCGCTTATGCCGGCAGCCAGGGTGTGAACATCAAGGTCGGTGGCGATGCGCAGTTCGCAGGCAGCCGTTTCGACGGCGGGCAGGGCGGTGTAAGCATCAAGACTGGCGGTGATCTGGCGCTGAATCAGGCCAACGACCGGCAGAGCAGCAATGACAGCAGTCTGCGCGGCAATGGCTCGCTGACGGTCGGCACCTTGCCGGGCACCGATGGCACCAACGTCGACCTTGGCGCCGGGTTCCAGCTCGATCACACCGGCAAGCAGAGTGCTGACACCCAGGCTCACGTTGCGAGCATCAGCGGCAACGGCCCGGTGCAGTTGAGCAGCGGCGGCAATCAGCTGCAGCAAGGCACGAAAATCGACAGTGCGGGCGGCATCGATCTGCACGCCGACGGCAAACTTGATCTGCAAGCAGCCACCGATACGCACACCGCCACCGGCAGCAACCTCGGCGGCGGCTTGAAGGGTGGCGGCAGCAAAACCAGCAGCGAAAAGAGCCGTGATCAGGGCGGTAATCTGAGCGGCAATTTCAATATCGGTCGGGTCAACGAGGATTCGAAAACCCTTACCGGTGGCCAACTCAGCAGCCAGAACGGCATCGCGCTGAGCGGTGATTCCATTCACCTGCAAGGCACGCAAGTCAGCGCACCGACCGTCAGCATCGATGCGCAGAACGGCGGCTATGTGCAGGAGTCGGCGCAGTCCACTGACAACCGCAATAACTGGAATGTCGCGCTGAATGCCGGCGGCAACCTGAGCAGCAAAACCCCGACCGCCGCTGATGAGAAGGCCAGCAGCGATCACGGTTTCAATGCTGGGGCGAAAGTCGGTGTGGATTACTTGCAAGGCAGCACGCAGCAGAACAGCCAGGTCAAGGCTGACGGCGTGGTGCTGAACAGCGGTGGAGATGCACAGCTGGCGGGTGCGCGGATCGACGCTAAAACTGTCAGCGGCAAGGTCGCGGGTGATCTGAGCGTCGAAAGCCGTCAGGACGCGAGCAACCACGCCAAGGTCGATGTCGATCTGGGCCTGACTGCGAAGAAAAATCCACCGAGCGATAAAGAGAAGCTCGCCGGCACTGATTACAAACCGACACTGAAAGCGCAGGGTGAGTACGCGCACAAGGACAGCGTGGCGCAGGCGTCCGGGATCAATGCCAGCCAAGGCGTGAGCCTCGCAGTTGGCGGCGCGACACAACTGACCGGCGCTCGGATTTCGGCGACGCAAGGGCAGGTCGATCTGGGTGGTTCGAAGGTCAGCAGCACTGATCTGAGCAACCGTGACTACGGTGTGAAAGCGGGCTTGGATCTGCCGCATAAAACCGAGGAAAACGCACCGAAGGTTTCCCTGGAAAACGGCAACCTGAAAGTCGGTCCGGTCACCCTGAGCGGGCATCTGGACACCCAGACCCTGCAAGCCGGGATCGACGAAAAAGGCTGA
- a CDS encoding glutathione S-transferase family protein, whose translation MKLVGMMGSPYVRRVAVSMRLMGLEHEHRQISVFRDTDEFRTINSVVKAPTLICENGEMIMDSSMILDYLESRVAPDRSLMPKDSAEHQKVLSLIGLGLAVCEKAVQLEYEYNKPVAYHYEPWQTRVTEQLHAALALLEKAAASANPWLATAQLSQADVTVAAAWRFTQFRVSHLVEVQRYTALAAYADQVERLPEFVATPLK comes from the coding sequence ATGAAACTGGTTGGCATGATGGGCTCACCCTATGTTCGGCGCGTGGCCGTTTCGATGCGGCTGATGGGGCTGGAACATGAGCATCGGCAGATCTCGGTGTTCCGCGATACGGATGAGTTTCGAACCATCAATTCGGTGGTCAAGGCGCCGACGCTGATTTGCGAAAACGGCGAAATGATCATGGATTCATCGATGATCCTTGATTATCTGGAGTCGCGGGTCGCACCGGACCGCAGTCTGATGCCGAAAGATTCGGCGGAGCATCAAAAGGTACTTTCACTGATTGGCCTTGGTCTCGCGGTTTGCGAAAAAGCGGTTCAGCTTGAATATGAGTACAACAAACCGGTCGCGTATCACTATGAGCCTTGGCAAACGCGCGTCACCGAGCAATTGCATGCCGCACTGGCGCTTCTGGAAAAGGCTGCAGCCAGCGCCAATCCCTGGCTTGCAACGGCACAGCTGTCTCAGGCCGATGTCACCGTGGCCGCTGCCTGGCGCTTCACCCAGTTCAGGGTGTCCCACCTGGTCGAAGTCCAACGTTATACCGCGCTTGCCGCGTACGCTGACCAGGTCGAGCGACTGCCGGAGTTTGTTGCTACGCCGCTGAAATAA
- a CDS encoding chorismate-binding protein → MLSLEDFFAYGEAGYTHVPLWQSLPLPTGVEAIALYQVLANCGQDYLFETGHWHEGVFEQAYSVIGLPCSQRVELDEGVLRVYRDGQISATIECADPLAELGKLQQDFRIPQCPGLPSFSGGFFGYFGFETTRLIEPRLRRVPRKPSGFQLPDVLQLISMDLVVLDHRAHLAYCIVHERPKALGDYQGGQDRLNRLVAHLRPLLVPPAPGGHVFEVTTPAAESAFPQPAFVEAVARIKDYIAAGDVMQVVLSQRMSLPFEEDAVALYRSLADLGHTPYRYLLNLGDCQVVGASPEMLFRQDQQTVTTRPMAGTRRRGSGVVEDHRLRDELLADPKEIAEHMMLVDLSRNDLGRLARVGSVQVTQLLNVEYFSHVMHIVSTVTGDVTDHVTGLDLLKSIFPAGTLSGASKVRALEIIAELEPHSRGVYGGAIGYLDWRGRADLAIAIRTGLLQDARLYIQAGAGVVQDSVADREWQETLEKSQLLRVAAGRCQSIAQRQELPYALNDR, encoded by the coding sequence ATGTTGAGCCTAGAAGATTTTTTTGCCTACGGCGAAGCGGGGTATACCCACGTGCCGCTTTGGCAGAGCCTGCCGTTGCCGACAGGGGTCGAAGCCATTGCGCTATACCAGGTTTTAGCCAACTGCGGGCAAGACTATCTGTTCGAAACCGGGCACTGGCACGAGGGTGTGTTCGAGCAGGCGTACTCGGTGATTGGCTTGCCTTGCAGTCAACGCGTCGAACTCGATGAGGGCGTCTTGCGCGTGTACCGCGACGGGCAGATTTCGGCGACGATTGAATGCGCTGATCCGTTGGCAGAACTGGGCAAGTTGCAGCAGGACTTTCGTATCCCGCAATGCCCGGGTCTGCCTTCTTTCAGTGGTGGGTTCTTTGGCTATTTCGGTTTCGAAACGACTCGGCTGATCGAACCGCGTCTGCGCCGAGTGCCGCGCAAGCCCTCAGGTTTTCAGCTGCCTGATGTATTGCAATTGATCAGCATGGATCTGGTCGTGCTGGACCACCGCGCGCACCTGGCTTATTGCATCGTGCATGAACGCCCGAAGGCGCTGGGCGATTATCAAGGTGGCCAGGACCGGCTCAATCGACTCGTCGCACATCTGCGTCCACTGCTCGTACCGCCTGCACCCGGCGGACACGTGTTTGAGGTGACAACACCGGCCGCCGAGTCGGCGTTCCCGCAGCCTGCGTTCGTGGAGGCCGTGGCACGGATCAAGGACTACATCGCGGCGGGCGATGTGATGCAGGTGGTTTTATCCCAGCGCATGAGCCTGCCTTTCGAGGAGGACGCTGTCGCGCTGTACCGGTCCCTGGCTGATCTGGGCCACACACCCTACCGCTACTTGTTGAATCTGGGCGACTGCCAGGTGGTCGGCGCCTCTCCGGAAATGTTGTTTCGGCAGGATCAGCAAACGGTGACCACCCGGCCAATGGCAGGTACACGCCGGCGGGGCAGTGGGGTGGTCGAAGACCATCGACTCAGGGATGAACTGCTCGCTGATCCGAAGGAAATTGCCGAGCATATGATGCTCGTCGATCTGTCGCGCAATGACCTCGGCCGGTTGGCCCGCGTGGGCAGTGTGCAGGTGACGCAGTTGCTCAATGTGGAATATTTCTCCCATGTCATGCACATCGTCTCAACCGTGACCGGCGACGTAACTGACCACGTCACCGGGCTGGATCTGCTCAAAAGCATTTTCCCCGCAGGCACGCTGAGTGGCGCGTCGAAGGTGCGTGCACTGGAAATCATTGCCGAACTGGAACCGCATTCTCGCGGGGTGTATGGCGGCGCGATCGGTTATCTGGACTGGCGCGGCCGCGCCGATCTGGCGATCGCCATTCGAACCGGGTTGCTGCAAGACGCTCGACTCTACATCCAGGCCGGCGCCGGCGTGGTGCAGGATTCGGTAGCCGATCGCGAGTGGCAGGAAACGCTGGAGAAAAGCCAGTTGCTGCGGGTTGCCGCCGGCCGCTGTCAATCGATCGCCCAACGTCAGGAGTTGCCGTATGCACTTAATGATCGATAA
- a CDS encoding LysE family translocator codes for MNNISDELIILDSLRVRGLRSMDFQLWILFCVVFLSAAILPGPNVAFSMAQALDHGFKESFPGAIGFGLASGGHAVIVLSGLGILVRDNPGILFWLKWLGVVYLLYLAFKALRSHSQVAVATSRKRTPLQMFTGAMIVSFTNPKGILTNIILFPTFIDKGLPYIPQCIALVATAIFISTSVYALYMLMAGHAAKILRTKRQMSVVTGVLYVGVAAAIATTI; via the coding sequence ATGAATAACATCAGTGATGAATTAATTATCCTGGATTCGCTACGTGTGCGGGGATTGCGCAGTATGGACTTTCAACTTTGGATATTGTTTTGCGTGGTATTTCTTTCGGCCGCGATACTGCCTGGGCCGAATGTTGCCTTTTCCATGGCACAAGCCCTGGATCACGGTTTCAAGGAATCATTTCCGGGTGCCATTGGTTTCGGCCTGGCCAGTGGCGGGCACGCCGTTATAGTTCTATCCGGTCTGGGGATATTGGTAAGAGATAACCCCGGTATTTTGTTCTGGCTGAAATGGCTGGGTGTTGTCTATTTGCTCTACCTCGCTTTTAAAGCGTTGCGTTCGCACTCCCAGGTTGCAGTTGCAACTTCGCGCAAGCGTACCCCTCTGCAAATGTTTACCGGGGCCATGATTGTTTCATTTACAAATCCCAAGGGTATTTTGACCAACATCATCTTGTTCCCGACGTTCATCGATAAGGGCTTGCCCTATATCCCGCAGTGCATTGCATTGGTGGCGACGGCGATATTCATCTCTACCTCGGTATATGCCCTGTATATGCTGATGGCGGGGCATGCGGCGAAGATTCTTCGTACAAAACGCCAAATGAGTGTGGTGACAGGTGTTTTATATGTCGGCGTCGCTGCGGCCATTGCGACCACCATCTGA